In Paenibacillus ihbetae, the following are encoded in one genomic region:
- the ccsB gene encoding c-type cytochrome biogenesis protein CcsB, translated as MNLIDFSGDAFVVSFLLYCASFIMYAIAVMGRRFRKREPEAHLAKWGKIAFVTASIGLIGHLLYFFTRWAGSGHVPVSNMYEFMSFLAMAIMIAFLVLYFIYKKSLLGLFALPLVILIMAYAAVFPQEVQPLIPSLQSYWLGIHVTLAALGDAFFAVGFIAGLMHLLRTVNFAATDKGARREQRWLELCMFAIVVLLGFILSVYSFRTAGYEAVFNQTQVDPKTETSKIVKVEYNMPPIVAPYQSETESMQSFLGMKAPLFEAPSWMHGVNAGRKLNTVIWSLVSGIILYGLLRLIIRRPIAKFIQPALNKLNPDDLDEISYRAIAIGFPVFTLGGLIFAMIWAEIAWGRFWGWDPKEVWALITWLFYSVYLHLRLSRGWQGKYSSWLSVIGFIVVMFTLVGVNLIIAGLHSYAGTD; from the coding sequence ATGAATCTAATCGATTTTAGCGGTGATGCATTTGTTGTGTCCTTTTTGCTATATTGCGCATCGTTTATCATGTATGCCATTGCGGTCATGGGCCGCCGTTTCCGGAAGCGGGAGCCCGAAGCCCATCTTGCCAAATGGGGCAAGATCGCATTCGTAACGGCATCGATCGGCCTGATCGGCCATCTGCTGTATTTCTTCACCAGATGGGCAGGCTCCGGACATGTGCCGGTGAGCAACATGTACGAGTTTATGTCGTTCCTGGCCATGGCGATCATGATTGCATTTCTGGTGCTGTATTTTATTTATAAAAAATCGCTGCTCGGCCTGTTCGCGCTGCCGCTCGTCATTCTCATTATGGCGTATGCGGCCGTGTTCCCTCAGGAAGTGCAGCCGTTGATTCCATCGCTGCAGTCGTATTGGCTCGGCATTCACGTCACGCTGGCTGCGCTCGGCGATGCGTTCTTCGCCGTCGGCTTTATCGCAGGTCTGATGCACCTGCTGCGGACGGTCAACTTCGCCGCTACAGACAAAGGCGCGCGGAGAGAACAGCGTTGGCTCGAGCTGTGCATGTTCGCGATCGTCGTTCTGCTCGGCTTCATCCTGTCGGTCTACAGCTTCCGCACAGCCGGTTACGAAGCCGTGTTCAATCAAACGCAAGTTGACCCTAAAACGGAAACCAGTAAAATAGTAAAAGTGGAGTACAACATGCCGCCGATTGTAGCCCCGTATCAGAGCGAGACGGAGAGCATGCAATCATTCCTGGGCATGAAGGCCCCGCTGTTCGAAGCTCCGTCATGGATGCATGGCGTGAACGCGGGCAGGAAGCTCAACACCGTGATCTGGTCGCTGGTGAGCGGCATCATCCTGTACGGACTGCTGAGGCTCATCATCCGAAGACCGATTGCGAAATTCATTCAGCCTGCACTGAACAAGCTGAATCCCGATGATCTGGACGAAATCAGCTACCGTGCCATCGCGATCGGATTCCCGGTATTCACGCTGGGCGGACTCATCTTCGCCATGATTTGGGCGGAGATTGCTTGGGGCCGCTTCTGGGGCTGGGATCCGAAGGAAGTCTGGGCGCTGATTACGTGGCTCTTTTACAGCGTGTACCTGCATTTGCGGCTGTCCCGCGGATGGCAGGGCAAATACTCGTCCTGGCTGTCGGTTATCGGATTTATCGTCGTCATGTTTACGCTGGTTGGCGTCAACCTGATCATTGCCGGTCTGCATTCCTATGCCGGAACGGATTAA
- a CDS encoding CPBP family intramembrane glutamic endopeptidase — protein MKKFKIRVKRIEAHQLNDRLLLINLYLTQALTLIVGLIWILFQGRNPLTLLAVPKELEFLYWGLGLAAAMLVVDLILSRFVSEDSMDDGGINEMLFRNRPVWHILVIAIVVSVCEELLFRGAIQHAFGPYWTSILFALIHVRYLKHWLPTGWVFLSSYGLGLVYIYTGTLWAPILCHFLIDFISGMLIRFRRKEENERT, from the coding sequence ATGAAAAAATTTAAAATAAGAGTGAAAAGAATCGAAGCCCACCAGCTAAACGACCGCCTTCTTCTTATTAATTTGTACCTGACCCAAGCGCTTACGCTTATTGTCGGCCTGATCTGGATTTTGTTCCAGGGCCGGAATCCGCTGACGCTTCTCGCTGTGCCGAAGGAGCTGGAGTTCCTGTATTGGGGGCTGGGGCTTGCAGCGGCCATGCTGGTCGTGGATTTGATATTATCCCGCTTTGTGTCCGAGGACAGCATGGATGACGGGGGAATCAACGAGATGCTGTTCCGGAATCGGCCAGTCTGGCATATTCTCGTCATAGCAATCGTCGTTTCCGTATGCGAGGAGCTGCTGTTTCGCGGAGCGATCCAGCATGCATTCGGGCCATATTGGACCAGCATTTTATTCGCACTGATCCACGTCAGGTATCTGAAGCACTGGCTTCCGACCGGCTGGGTATTCTTGAGCAGCTACGGTCTTGGTCTTGTCTATATTTATACGGGAACATTATGGGCACCGATCCTGTGCCATTTCCTGATCGATTTCATCTCGGGAATGCTGATTCGATTTCGGAGGAAAGAGGAGAATGAACGAACTTAG
- a CDS encoding response regulator transcription factor — MSEHGNRILVVDDEERIRRLLKMYLEKEGYEIDEAEDGETALRKATGEDYGLVILDVMLPGMDGVEVCTRLRQVKSTPILMLTAKGEEINRVQGFEVGADDYVVKPFSPREVIYRVKAILRRSSATAYLSKETNPSNSIVFPHLVIEHDAHRVTAGGHEISLTPKEYELLHYLASSPDKVFSREELLKDVWNYEFFGDLRTVDTHVKRLREKLNKVSSEAAAMITTVWGVGYKLEVPK; from the coding sequence ATGTCTGAGCATGGAAACCGGATACTCGTAGTCGATGATGAAGAGCGTATTCGACGTTTGTTGAAGATGTACCTGGAGAAGGAAGGATATGAGATTGACGAGGCTGAAGACGGGGAAACGGCCCTACGCAAGGCAACCGGTGAGGATTACGGATTGGTTATATTGGATGTGATGCTGCCGGGTATGGACGGGGTGGAGGTATGTACACGTCTTCGGCAGGTGAAGTCGACGCCGATCCTGATGCTGACTGCCAAGGGCGAGGAGATCAACCGCGTGCAAGGCTTCGAGGTCGGCGCGGACGATTACGTCGTTAAGCCGTTCAGCCCGCGGGAAGTCATCTATCGGGTCAAGGCGATTCTGCGCCGCTCCTCGGCTACCGCTTATCTTAGCAAGGAAACCAACCCGAGCAACAGCATTGTCTTCCCTCATCTCGTCATTGAGCACGACGCCCACCGGGTGACGGCAGGGGGACATGAAATCAGTCTGACGCCGAAGGAGTATGAGCTGCTGCACTATTTGGCCTCCTCGCCGGATAAAGTGTTTTCCCGGGAGGAGCTCCTGAAGGATGTTTGGAATTATGAATTTTTCGGTGATCTGCGTACCGTCGATACGCATGTGAAACGGCTGCGGGAGAAGCTGAACAAGGTTTCTTCGGAGGCCGCCGCCATGATCACAACCGTATGGGGAGTAGGCTACAAGCTGGAGGTTCCGAAGTAA
- a CDS encoding polysaccharide deacetylase family protein — MVKSTTKIILLACCVLLSACGDQGNGQNHSMPSESGNQTTPNAKTTEPAAPKEQEAPPPAADKVPNGTAGITEGSGPAKDEASGKPAAEEKPELKYHMNKVYRIVPNDESVPSKVVLLTFDDGPKDADMINRLIDTLDKHQAKAIFFVNGYRVKANPELLGIIHDRGQIIGNHAWDHIDLKQESKAKVRQQIEDVQQIVKDTVGTEPAFFRPPFGSGGDVVKDIAAENDLLYMTWSNGSLDWEGNNKNKPEAVINNVLEQLHPGSNILMHELPWTVEALDDLLTKLEAKGYGFVDPRTIEPHIR, encoded by the coding sequence ATGGTTAAATCGACAACAAAGATCATCCTGCTGGCCTGCTGCGTTCTGCTCAGCGCCTGCGGAGACCAAGGAAACGGACAGAACCATAGCATGCCCTCTGAATCGGGCAATCAAACCACGCCAAATGCGAAGACGACTGAGCCTGCAGCGCCTAAGGAGCAAGAAGCCCCTCCTCCTGCCGCCGATAAAGTGCCGAACGGAACTGCCGGCATTACGGAAGGATCAGGCCCTGCGAAGGATGAAGCCAGCGGAAAGCCGGCAGCTGAAGAGAAGCCGGAGCTGAAGTATCACATGAACAAGGTGTACCGCATCGTGCCGAATGACGAATCCGTCCCTTCGAAGGTCGTGCTGCTCACGTTCGACGATGGACCGAAGGATGCGGACATGATCAACCGATTGATCGACACGCTGGACAAGCACCAGGCCAAGGCGATCTTCTTCGTGAACGGATACCGGGTCAAAGCCAATCCCGAACTGCTCGGCATCATTCATGACCGGGGGCAAATCATCGGCAATCACGCTTGGGACCATATCGACTTGAAGCAGGAGAGCAAAGCGAAGGTCCGTCAGCAAATTGAAGACGTGCAGCAAATCGTGAAGGATACGGTCGGCACGGAGCCTGCGTTCTTCCGACCTCCGTTCGGATCCGGCGGGGATGTCGTCAAGGATATCGCTGCAGAGAACGACTTGCTGTACATGACCTGGTCCAACGGCTCGCTGGACTGGGAGGGCAATAATAAAAACAAGCCCGAAGCGGTCATCAACAACGTACTGGAGCAGCTCCATCCGGGCAGCAATATTTTGATGCACGAGCTTCCATGGACGGTCGAAGCGCTCGACGATCTGCTGACGAAGCTGGAAGCCAAAGGATATGGCTTCGTGGATCCCCGGACCATTGAGCCTCACATACGCTGA
- the serA gene encoding phosphoglycerate dehydrogenase, which produces MFKVLVSDPISDLGIQQLMDAADVQVDKKTGLSEDELTAIIGEYDGLLVRSQTRVTERIMSAGTKLKVVGRAGVGVDNIDLEAATKRGIVVINAPDGNTITTAEHTFAMMIALARHIPQAYAKTVNGVWDRKSFLGVELRNKTLGVMGMGRIGSEVAKRAKAFGMNIMAFDPFLTEERADKLGVELASVDSIIRSADFITVHTPLTPETRHMIARPQFEVMKRGMRIVNCARGGIIDERALVEAIDEGIVAGAAFDVFEHEPPESDHPFLSHPKVIVTPHLGASTIEAQENVAIDVSEQVLHILRNEPFKNAVNFPLVAASVMNKLQPYFSLGEKLGSVAAQITAHAVKEIHVDYAGELAEVDTQALTRYIVKGVLERHLGSEVNIVNSMHLAKSRDLHVVVSQTPKTKDFANLVTVTLKTQNGQERIVAGTLLLGYGERIVRLDKFPVDVAPEGHLILISHNDKPGIIGRVGTLLGENDVNIASMQVGRKVIGGEAIMCLTVDKDVPKEVLVKLTGLPELNTAQQIVLS; this is translated from the coding sequence ATGTTTAAAGTTTTGGTATCGGATCCGATCAGCGATTTGGGGATCCAGCAATTGATGGATGCAGCCGATGTGCAGGTAGACAAAAAGACTGGGCTCAGCGAAGATGAGCTCACTGCCATTATCGGAGAGTACGACGGCCTTCTGGTCCGGAGCCAGACCCGTGTCACCGAGCGTATTATGAGCGCCGGAACGAAGCTGAAGGTGGTTGGCCGCGCCGGTGTCGGAGTGGATAACATCGACCTGGAAGCCGCCACGAAGCGCGGTATCGTTGTTATCAATGCTCCTGATGGAAACACGATTACGACTGCTGAGCATACGTTTGCCATGATGATCGCCCTGGCCCGCCATATTCCTCAGGCCTATGCCAAGACGGTCAACGGTGTATGGGACCGCAAATCCTTCCTCGGAGTGGAGCTGCGCAACAAAACCCTGGGTGTGATGGGAATGGGCCGGATCGGCAGCGAGGTCGCAAAACGCGCTAAGGCATTCGGCATGAATATTATGGCATTCGATCCGTTCCTGACCGAGGAACGCGCCGATAAGCTTGGCGTCGAGCTCGCTTCCGTCGACAGCATTATCCGCAGCGCCGATTTCATCACGGTTCACACGCCGCTGACTCCGGAAACCCGTCATATGATCGCCCGCCCTCAATTCGAGGTTATGAAGCGCGGCATGCGCATCGTGAACTGTGCCCGCGGCGGAATCATCGACGAACGCGCGCTCGTTGAAGCAATCGACGAAGGCATTGTTGCCGGAGCCGCGTTTGACGTGTTCGAGCATGAGCCGCCTGAAAGCGACCATCCATTCCTTAGCCATCCGAAGGTCATCGTCACACCGCATCTTGGCGCATCGACCATCGAAGCCCAAGAGAACGTGGCTATTGACGTTTCGGAACAGGTCCTTCATATTTTGCGTAACGAGCCTTTCAAAAATGCCGTCAACTTCCCGCTGGTAGCGGCTAGCGTCATGAACAAGCTGCAGCCGTACTTCTCCCTCGGTGAGAAGCTGGGCAGCGTAGCGGCTCAAATTACCGCTCATGCCGTGAAAGAAATTCATGTCGACTATGCAGGCGAGCTGGCGGAGGTCGATACCCAAGCGCTCACCCGCTACATTGTGAAAGGCGTGCTGGAGCGTCATCTCGGCAGCGAAGTGAATATCGTCAACTCGATGCACTTGGCAAAAAGCCGCGATCTGCATGTCGTTGTGTCCCAGACTCCGAAAACGAAGGATTTCGCGAATCTCGTTACCGTAACGCTAAAAACCCAGAACGGACAGGAACGCATCGTTGCAGGCACCCTGCTCCTCGGATACGGCGAACGGATCGTGCGCCTCGACAAATTCCCGGTCGATGTAGCGCCTGAAGGCCACCTGATCTTGATCTCGCATAACGATAAGCCTGGCATTATCGGACGCGTCGGCACCCTGCTCGGCGAGAACGACGTGAATATCGCCTCGATGCAGGTCGGCCGGAAAGTCATCGGCGGTGAAGCGATCATGTGCCTGACCGTCGACAAGGACGTTCCTAAGGAAGTGCTCGTGAAGCTGACCGGACTTCCGGAACTCAATACAGCTCAACAAATCGTGCTTAGCTAA
- a CDS encoding cytochrome c biogenesis protein ResB encodes MSEGSKPLIQNTKCECGHQNPPGTVLCEACGKPLTKEAEAQSILEMRYDGVARRSQKANPGFIDKVWNFFSSVKVAIYLILLTLIGSSLGTILPQESTFLNIDPSVYYKEEYGQLGHIYYLLGLSHTYTSWWFVLLLVMIGASLVICSLDRVLPLYKALSRQRIPKHMSFLTRQRVVYQGTVEQDGAEWVERVKPLIKKKGYRVRTDGGTLLAEKQRFSRWGPYVLHIGLIIFLLAVLGRNLPGLHMDEHMAFPEGEPVHIKNTSYYLMNDGFNVEFYTEEDLPNEFKGKGKVLPKKFETEAILYVCESNCDTPGQEPQLKEVTRHNIEVNHPLNYKGLKAYQFDYDLTPILRTVSPMLIDSKTGEQYGKIDLSIKDPVREYKAGDYTLTLTQTFTDFGLGDDGKPVNLSPNPNAPAFLFLIKGPNLPEEGIQYFYFPKQVDKERFQQDAINAQLAGGENLITLDVLSMEDVDFAESTTYLNIRVDKAMPFIWVGAFIGMIGLVMGFYFHHRRIWLRIDDGTLTLGAHTNKNWFGLRREVAAILNQMNIEVDEKSLENNRGSQA; translated from the coding sequence ATGAGTGAAGGTTCCAAGCCTTTGATCCAAAACACGAAATGTGAATGCGGACATCAGAACCCGCCCGGAACCGTCCTGTGCGAAGCCTGCGGGAAACCGCTGACAAAGGAAGCGGAAGCCCAGTCGATCCTGGAGATGCGTTACGACGGGGTGGCCCGCCGCTCGCAGAAAGCCAACCCCGGCTTCATCGACAAGGTCTGGAATTTCTTCTCCTCGGTGAAGGTTGCGATCTATTTGATCCTGCTGACGCTGATCGGCTCATCGCTCGGAACCATCCTGCCGCAGGAGAGCACATTCCTTAACATTGACCCCTCTGTCTACTACAAAGAGGAGTACGGACAGCTGGGGCATATTTATTATCTGCTCGGGCTGTCCCATACATATACGTCTTGGTGGTTCGTGCTTCTGCTGGTTATGATCGGCGCATCCTTGGTCATCTGCAGCCTGGACCGCGTGCTGCCGCTTTACAAGGCGCTAAGCAGACAGCGCATCCCGAAGCATATGTCGTTTCTGACCCGCCAGCGGGTGGTCTACCAGGGAACGGTCGAGCAAGATGGAGCCGAGTGGGTTGAGCGGGTTAAGCCGCTGATCAAGAAAAAAGGATACCGCGTCCGCACGGACGGGGGCACGCTGCTTGCGGAGAAGCAGCGTTTCAGCCGATGGGGGCCGTATGTGCTCCATATCGGCCTGATCATCTTTCTTCTGGCTGTTCTCGGACGGAATTTGCCGGGCCTTCATATGGACGAGCATATGGCGTTTCCGGAAGGCGAGCCCGTGCACATCAAGAACACGAGTTATTATCTGATGAATGACGGATTCAATGTAGAATTCTATACGGAAGAGGATTTGCCGAATGAATTCAAGGGCAAGGGCAAGGTGCTGCCTAAGAAATTCGAAACCGAGGCGATCCTGTATGTGTGCGAGTCCAATTGCGATACACCGGGCCAAGAGCCGCAGCTTAAAGAGGTCACCCGCCATAACATCGAGGTGAACCACCCGCTCAACTACAAGGGGCTGAAGGCATATCAATTCGATTATGATTTGACTCCGATTCTCCGGACCGTATCCCCGATGTTGATTGACAGCAAAACCGGGGAACAATATGGAAAGATCGATCTGTCGATCAAGGATCCCGTAAGAGAGTACAAGGCGGGGGATTACACCTTGACGCTGACGCAGACGTTTACGGATTTCGGTCTCGGTGACGACGGAAAGCCCGTCAATCTGTCACCGAACCCGAACGCACCCGCGTTCCTGTTCCTGATCAAGGGACCGAACCTGCCGGAGGAAGGCATTCAATATTTCTACTTCCCGAAACAGGTCGACAAGGAGCGATTCCAGCAGGATGCGATCAACGCGCAGCTTGCCGGAGGCGAGAATCTCATAACGCTGGACGTACTCAGCATGGAGGACGTCGACTTTGCGGAGTCAACGACGTATTTGAACATCCGCGTGGACAAGGCGATGCCGTTCATCTGGGTCGGCGCATTTATCGGCATGATCGGCCTGGTCATGGGCTTCTATTTCCATCATCGCCGGATTTGGCTGCGGATCGATGACGGAACGCTGACGCTCGGTGCCCACACGAACAAGAACTGGTTCGGTCTGCGCAGGGAAGTCGCCGCCATCCTGAATCAGATGAATATCGAGGTCGACGAAAAGTCGCTGGAGAATAACAGGGGGAGTCAAGCATGA
- a CDS encoding metallophosphoesterase, producing the protein MSIWLWLSGAAAAGVGVLGWMRAEAEGYRVREEEVASERIPASFDGFRILFLTDIHRRELSERKLMAALQPVDCVLLGGDITEKGVPLERLRHNMEVLRRVAPVYAVLGNHDLYAGKDAVKKVLKETAVTLLSDKTVPITVGSDCISLSGIRQPKSKRHPYSQFKGSLQGGEYHILLVHDPIWLKGREEANCDLLLAGHTHGGQIVLPLAGAVRLERFYKSFKSGWYSIPRAASGDLPDTRVLISRGFGTSHIPLRLLCPAEYHVLTLRKK; encoded by the coding sequence ATGAGCATATGGTTGTGGCTGTCGGGCGCCGCGGCGGCGGGTGTCGGTGTCCTTGGCTGGATGAGAGCTGAAGCGGAGGGCTACCGGGTACGCGAGGAAGAGGTGGCGTCGGAGCGAATTCCGGCTTCCTTTGACGGATTCAGAATTCTGTTCCTGACCGATATCCATCGCAGAGAGTTGTCGGAACGGAAGCTGATGGCTGCGCTGCAGCCCGTAGACTGCGTCCTTCTTGGCGGCGACATTACGGAGAAAGGCGTTCCCCTGGAAAGGCTGAGGCATAACATGGAGGTGCTCCGGCGGGTTGCTCCAGTCTATGCGGTCCTCGGCAACCATGATCTGTATGCAGGCAAGGATGCAGTGAAGAAGGTGCTGAAGGAAACCGCCGTGACCCTGCTGAGCGATAAAACGGTTCCGATCACGGTCGGGAGCGACTGCATCTCCCTTAGCGGCATTCGCCAGCCTAAGAGCAAACGGCATCCGTACTCCCAGTTCAAGGGCAGCTTGCAGGGCGGCGAATACCATATCCTGCTCGTGCATGATCCGATTTGGCTCAAGGGCCGGGAGGAGGCGAATTGCGATCTGCTGCTTGCCGGGCATACGCACGGCGGACAAATCGTGCTTCCGCTTGCGGGGGCGGTCCGGCTCGAGCGTTTCTACAAATCCTTCAAGTCCGGATGGTACTCGATCCCAAGGGCTGCAAGCGGCGATCTGCCGGACACGCGCGTGCTGATCAGCCGGGGGTTCGGAACTTCGCACATCCCCCTCCGGCTGTTATGCCCGGCGGAGTACCACGTGCTGACTTTGCGTAAAAAGTGA
- a CDS encoding HAMP domain-containing sensor histidine kinase codes for MNFWRSLVGKLWITITCLVACVLLTLGLFLLPYIDTTFTNSSAIKRLFTYVSIIGFSMTTFFGLFLLTKITQPMQQLIEAANDIRKGKYGTRLNLVTSDEIGELANTFNHMAAELETNIRNLNHEKEHLSSVLRSMSDAVITFDNHGQVILVNPPGQEIMKTWKGLEWDDDLQGGGWAADVMPKPLSELFYSTVNEGRDQSADLHVNQGIWSAHMAPLYSDDVIRGAVVVLRDITEQVKLEKMRTDFIANVSHEIRTPLSMMQGYSEALLDGMAASPEEGRELIQVIHEESLRMGRLVKDLLDLTRMEAGHAEMSLRQVDAGELCERVYRKFSVRAKEQEIDLQLSLHSDLILESADEDKLEQVLTNLLDNAFRHTPSGRQVKIQAHRVKAPKGDTLQVIVSDQGVGIPAGDLPFVFERFYKADKARVRGETVGTGIGLAIVKNIVTAHHGTITAASEVGKGTVFTVTIPMNAAES; via the coding sequence GTGAACTTCTGGAGATCGCTTGTCGGCAAGCTGTGGATCACGATTACGTGCTTGGTTGCCTGCGTGCTGTTGACGCTGGGATTATTTTTGCTCCCCTACATTGATACAACCTTCACAAATTCAAGTGCTATCAAACGTTTGTTTACGTATGTGTCGATCATCGGATTTTCGATGACGACCTTTTTCGGGCTCTTCTTGTTAACGAAAATTACGCAGCCGATGCAGCAGCTGATTGAGGCTGCCAATGACATCCGCAAAGGGAAGTACGGAACCCGCCTCAATTTGGTCACGAGCGATGAAATCGGCGAGCTTGCGAATACGTTCAATCATATGGCCGCCGAGCTGGAGACGAATATCCGCAATCTCAATCACGAGAAGGAGCATTTGTCCAGCGTGCTTCGAAGCATGAGCGACGCCGTGATTACGTTCGATAACCACGGACAGGTAATTCTCGTTAACCCCCCCGGACAGGAAATCATGAAGACCTGGAAGGGGCTTGAGTGGGATGATGATTTGCAAGGGGGCGGCTGGGCGGCAGACGTGATGCCTAAGCCGCTGAGCGAGCTGTTCTACAGCACCGTGAATGAAGGCAGGGATCAAAGCGCAGATCTGCATGTGAACCAGGGGATTTGGTCGGCACACATGGCGCCGCTCTATTCCGATGACGTGATCAGGGGCGCTGTCGTCGTGCTCCGGGATATTACGGAACAGGTCAAGCTGGAGAAGATGCGGACGGATTTCATCGCCAACGTATCGCATGAAATCCGGACTCCGCTGTCGATGATGCAGGGATATAGCGAGGCGCTGCTCGACGGAATGGCGGCTTCGCCTGAAGAAGGCCGGGAGCTGATTCAGGTCATCCATGAAGAGTCGCTGCGCATGGGCCGTCTGGTGAAGGACTTGCTGGATCTGACGCGAATGGAGGCAGGACACGCCGAAATGTCGCTGAGACAGGTGGATGCGGGCGAGCTGTGCGAGCGTGTCTACCGGAAGTTCTCCGTCAGAGCCAAGGAACAGGAGATTGATCTGCAGCTCTCTTTGCATTCGGATCTTATCCTTGAATCGGCTGATGAGGATAAGCTCGAGCAGGTGCTGACCAACCTGTTGGACAACGCTTTCCGGCATACGCCGTCCGGCAGGCAGGTGAAGATCCAGGCACACCGGGTCAAAGCGCCTAAAGGAGATACGCTGCAGGTGATCGTCTCCGACCAAGGCGTCGGCATACCTGCAGGGGATTTGCCGTTCGTGTTTGAACGTTTCTATAAAGCCGATAAAGCGCGTGTCCGCGGCGAAACCGTCGGAACAGGGATCGGCCTGGCCATCGTCAAAAACATCGTGACTGCCCATCACGGCACGATTACAGCGGCTAGCGAGGTAGGAAAGGGCACCGTGTTTACGGTGACGATTCCGATGAATGCGGCAGAATCTTAG
- a CDS encoding genetic competence negative regulator, producing MKIERLSQDKIRIFLTFDDLSERGIQKEEMWQEIPKVYDLFTEMMDQAYSELGFDATGPLAVEVFALPAQGMVVIVTRGKYDHHFGGLSEDDMPDEIYEMEVTLDESDKIVYVFQDFEVLIEASHMLKDLVDGAGTLYHYMDRWFLYLEPEELQSEKLPAVIAVLAEFGESSSVTEAMLEEYGKKIMPQQAIEVICSHFQRQH from the coding sequence ATGAAAATAGAACGTTTGAGTCAAGATAAGATACGGATTTTCCTCACGTTTGACGATCTGAGTGAGCGTGGGATCCAGAAGGAAGAAATGTGGCAGGAAATACCGAAAGTTTATGACCTGTTTACAGAGATGATGGATCAGGCATACAGTGAGCTCGGATTTGATGCCACCGGACCTCTTGCCGTTGAGGTGTTTGCACTGCCTGCCCAAGGCATGGTGGTTATAGTGACGAGAGGGAAGTACGATCATCATTTCGGCGGCTTGTCCGAAGACGATATGCCGGACGAGATTTATGAAATGGAAGTTACCCTGGATGAAAGTGATAAAATCGTCTATGTTTTCCAGGATTTTGAAGTGCTCATTGAAGCATCGCATATGCTGAAAGACCTCGTAGACGGAGCAGGTACGCTTTATCACTATATGGATAGATGGTTTTTGTATCTGGAGCCTGAGGAGCTTCAGAGCGAGAAGTTGCCGGCGGTCATTGCAGTTCTGGCAGAATTCGGCGAATCCTCCTCGGTAACGGAGGCTATGCTGGAGGAGTACGGGAAGAAGATCATGCCTCAGCAAGCGATTGAGGTTATTTGCAGTCACTTCCAGCGTCAGCATTAA
- the prsW gene encoding glutamic-type intramembrane protease PrsW, translated as MLVFSIIASALAPGLALLTYFYLKDRYDQEPLHMVIKVFLLGVLVVFPVMILQRGMILWLGDHPVVQSLLVSAGIEEFLKWFVMYHIIFNHTEFDEPYDGILYAAAISLGFATVENLLYAWYSQAAFGPMFLRALLPVSGHAMFGVIMGYYIGHARFSGESRKRFYLALSFIVPWIWHGLYDLILNLLTHTWIWFIVPLMVLLWYGGMGKISRANNRSPFRFINREEEINT; from the coding sequence GTGCTGGTGTTCTCGATCATAGCGTCGGCTTTGGCGCCGGGACTCGCGTTGCTCACGTATTTTTACCTGAAGGACAGGTATGATCAGGAACCTTTGCATATGGTCATCAAGGTATTTCTGCTTGGGGTTCTGGTCGTCTTTCCTGTCATGATTCTGCAGCGGGGAATGATACTTTGGCTTGGCGATCATCCGGTTGTCCAATCATTGCTCGTATCTGCGGGCATCGAAGAGTTTTTGAAATGGTTTGTCATGTATCACATTATTTTCAACCATACGGAATTCGATGAGCCTTACGACGGGATTCTGTATGCTGCGGCGATTTCGCTGGGCTTTGCTACCGTGGAGAATTTGCTGTACGCATGGTACAGCCAGGCAGCGTTCGGTCCCATGTTCCTGCGGGCGCTGCTCCCTGTGTCGGGTCACGCCATGTTCGGCGTGATTATGGGCTATTACATCGGGCACGCCAGGTTTTCAGGGGAGAGTCGCAAGAGGTTTTATCTGGCTCTTTCGTTCATCGTCCCCTGGATATGGCATGGACTGTATGATTTGATTTTGAATCTCTTGACCCATACGTGGATTTGGTTTATCGTTCCGCTCATGGTCCTGTTGTGGTACGGGGGCATGGGGAAAATCTCCAGGGCAAACAATCGCTCGCCTTTTCGTTTCATTAACCGGGAGGAAGAGATTAACACGTAA